The Helicobacteraceae bacterium DNA window CCGATCGCCTCGCCGACGCGTTACGCGCTAAAACGGCGCTCCATTCGCAATCCAACGCCGTTTTCGCAAGCGCGTCCGCGTTTGGCTCTCCGCCGCAAACCGCCGTAGCGGCGAGCTTTGACGGTTTATCGGCGCTTGAAACGGCGGCGAACGCGACAAGCGAGGAGGAGGCGGCGCAAGACGACGTTCAAACGTTAGCGCGACAAGACCCGATAAAAACGCTTGAGTTTAAGATTGGCGCGGCGCGATCGGCGGCTCGTTATTTCGCTTCGCGCCTAAGCGAAGCGGCGGCAAACTACAAGCCGCCGATTACGCGCGTGTCGATTGAAATGAGTCCGAAAGAGCTTGGGCTAGTAGAGGTTACGCTTATAAAACGCGGCGATCGGCTGATCGTTTCGGCGCAAAGCTCCGCGCAGACGATCGCGCTATTGACCGCGCATAGCGCCGATCTTCGCCAGAACCTCGCGCATAGCGGATACGATCAGGTTCAACTACGATATTACGAGCGTCAAGGCGATCAAAGCGGCGAGGATCGGCGAGAGAAAGAGCGCAAGCAACGCGAAAGAGAAAAGAACGCCGAAGATATAGAGAACGTCGTTATATAAAGTTTACGCGAAAGGTCGGCGAGAGAGAAAGCGCAAGTAGCGCGAAAAAGAAAAGATCTCCAATATATTGAAACGTCGTATATAAAGTTTACGCGGGGTTACGCTTATAAAACGCGGCGAAATAATCGCGCTATGTGTAATCCCCCCTCCCGTCATTCCCGCGCGGAGCGTATAGAAACGCAAGCGTTTCGTGGTCGCGCAGCAAAACGGGTATCCATAAAAAAGGTTAAAAAGCAACGCGCTTATATTATGATTGTTTAATAAAGATGGGTTCCCGTTTTCCTACGCGCCTTGCGCTCCTACCAAAGCGGGAGCTTCGCGGGAATGACAACGCGCGTTATACCGTATCTTTCTCGCCAATACCCGCTTTAGCTGGAATATAGATACACAAGCGTAAACGCTTAGGCGGCGATAGTCGTTATTCTCGCGATTTAACGCGTTTACGACTAGAATGTATTGCGTTTAAAATTGCAACGATCGGCGAAAAACGCGGGCGCCGAATAATGT harbors:
- a CDS encoding flagellar hook-length control protein FliK; the protein is ETNAKTPVEPATDQKIENKPTISVINEKTANQTIKTAQAQNAKAQAAITGGELETARPNDDAQKPTAPPRPFSALFENSRDGVLAALEQNARENQKSKTPRRSNERSTENDESKAIAPDRLADALRAKTALHSQSNAVFASASAFGSPPQTAVAASFDGLSALETAANATSEEEAAQDDVQTLARQDPIKTLEFKIGAARSAARYFASRLSEAAANYKPPITRVSIEMSPKELGLVEVTLIKRGDRLIVSAQSSAQTIALLTAHSADLRQNLAHSGYDQVQLRYYERQGDQSGEDRREKERKQREREKNAEDIENVVI